ATCTGTTCAATGGGGGATATTAACTAtctcataggattgctatgagaatTAAATACAATAACATGTATAGAGGCTTCTGTACAATGTGCGTCACACAGAAGTTGCacaataaatgatagctattacTATCATCCACGTCCTGTCAGTTGATGGTACTACAgcggcttgcatgctgctatgctagaagctatgcccttagtatttcaaataccagcagggtcacccatggtggacaggttcagcgaagcttccagactaagacaagctaggaagaaaggcctggcgatctacgtccaaaaataagccaatgaaaaccttatggactgcaacagaacactgtccaactcgcTTGCCTTGGACACgccatcaggaaggatcaagTGCTACAGGAgaacatcgtgtttggtgaagtagcagGCCAATGAGGGTGTGGAAGAcactcggtgagatggattggcacaacagcctaACTCAAACGTGCTGGCAATTGTtaggacacaggaccaggcaatgttttgttctgttgtacgtaagatgGCCAGGAGTTggggtcgactcgatggcagctaacaaccacattattattatcattactataTCAAATTCCAAAACACATTCCAATATGCTACAAAAGCGTAATTACCAGTGTGGCTCCTCTGGTGGATTGCTAAAAAGTGATTGTACTTAAAGACTTTGCCACAGTCTTTACAGCGGGCCTCTGGGCCAGGGCGTTTTCTCCTTCCAGTGCTTCCACAGACCCTTTTGGCAGAACCCTGATCATCTTCATCCCCAACGAGTTTGTAATCTTTAAGTTTGACAGATCTCCGAATCCTCCGCTTGCTATACCGACTTTGGTTGTCCTGCCCATCCTGGGTCTTAGGATCACAGTTCTCATCTTTTTCAGATGGCATTTCTTCCACTGACTCAATAGTAGGCTgagattcttccatttctttcacTGAAATCTGTTGGTTCAGTATACCACCGTCTCCTTCTTTAGACATAAAATTTTGTCTATTTTGAACAGAATTGTTCACCcttagctgtatttcttcctctGCAGCCAGTCCTGATTTCCCCTCCTGCAAACTGTTGACTTTTCTTGGTCTTCCCCGTTTCCGCTTGGGAGGATCATTTTTCTTATTAGAGATAACAACCACTGAAGCACCAGCAGTGTTCAAAGTTGCTGGCTTTGGGGGGCTATGATTATTCTGAAAGTCTGTGTAAGCCTTTACCAGGTCATAGACTTTTAAGAACTGAGCAGTTGCCAGGatttgttctgtagttttctcagTAGCATGAAGATAACCTGTATAGATGAACTCCAACAGCATGCTAAATGTGTCAGCAACCATGCCTTCCAGCATATAAATGGACTGGCCAATCTCCCCCTCTTCAGCAAACATCATTGAGAAGTATTCGCTACTGGCAGCAAGTAAGGCTTTGTGGGCCCGGAAATGCACATTCTCTACGATTAAAGTGATgtcacagagaaagcctttcttccTCTGATCCTCAAAACTGGCCAGAATGGAATCACTGTGAGTGTCTGAGTGGACAACAAGGTGTCCAGAAGGCTGCTCTGGTGATGTTTCTGCCATTTTCTTTATAGGTCAAGGCTAAACCTGAAATAAGAAAACATTATTGAACAAGGAAGAAGCATCATCTAATAAGGTTAATCCCAATACAAACGAACCCGCTATTCACTTCACGTTGTGAACTGAATTTTAccacttacattttaaaaagtcaattaaaaaaacagcttttgagtTCTCATGCCTGTTGCACCGTTAACCAGCTGAGTGAATTCCCAATATCCATGCAATCTTTCAGGGTCTGTTCTCTCCTCAGTGAAATGAAGGAATTGGGATCAACCATCTCTAAAGTCCTTGCCAACACTAACTTTCTCTGATTGCATACCTTTTGGGAATGGGGACTACACTTTCAGTTTCGGTTATTATTAGACATTTCGTCAGTGAACACAATCATGAAAAAAGCGAAGAAAATGTACATATGCAAAGTGAATCTTGGGGTATCTCCAATGAAATAATAGTAACGTAAGATGCATCGGCCTCGCTTTGGAAACCCAGCTTGGAACAACCGGGCTGGCGTCAAAGGACGCGCGGAGCCGCAAGCGGGCAATTCCCCGGGTCCTGGGGCGGCCGGGAAGGGAGCGGCGGGACGAGGGAATCCGCGCCCGGGACCCTCGGTCTGACAGGGGAGTGGACGGTTGAGGAGGGATCTACGCGGCCGCGGGGCCCCGCGCTCACGGACCTTCGGCCCGGGCTGGACCTACCTTTCTGGGGCATCCGGCAGGGACCGGGTCCGGGTCGCGCGCGGCTGGCCCACCGGCGGCGTGGAGGGCGCACCGCGGCGGGGCAGCACCGCACCTCGGGTCCGCGGGTCCCCCTCTGCGGCTTCAGCGCCGCCCCGACTTCCACCTCTACGCCGCCGCGGCCGCCAACCCGGAAGCGCGGGCGCCGGAGCCGCCTGCGCGCGGACGCCTGACCACGTGGCCTGCGGAGACGCCCCCCGGCTGCGCGgcgcggcggggcggggcggggcggggcggggcggggcggggcggggccggcgcGGGGCCGGGGCGGGAGGTCGGGCGTGCGGCGCCACCTCCGGAGCCCGGTCCGGTATCTTTTTTTGCGATGAGTTGGGGGCGATGGGTAGGACTGATGTTGTTACCCTGCGTATTTGGAAGTTTTATGTCATAGTAGACTGTCGGCTCCTCGCCGATGTCGAACCTGATGTAAAGTTCACGAATGTGTGGCGAACGAATTGAAATTGCTTTTACATTTATCGTTGTCATCATCTAATGATTTACCTCCTAAATATTTTTCACATCTGCCCCTTCTTTTGTCTCCACTCCCAATTCCTTCGTCCAAGGTAGTGAAGAGAGAGCTCGAGTCAGACCTGGGCACCGAGTGATCTCGGGTAAGTTACACATTCAACCTTGATTGCCTTACATGTAAAGACCTGTAAAAAGTGGAGGTGTTAACATTAGTGGCAACCTCGTAGGGTTGCTGTGGTGTAAATGAGATCATGTCTACCATGGGTTTAGTGCCAGGTTTAATCCATGTCTACTGTAATTAAACTCAAGAAGCCCCGTTGGGGCAGTAGTCAAAGCACTcgcttgctaactgaaagttgaacCCATCAGGGGAAAAGGATGTGGTGGtcagcttctctaaagattacagccttggaaatcctatatggCAGgcctcctctgtcccatagggtccctataagtcggaatccactccacgctCCTGCTTAGAATCTATCGAGGCTCTCAAGAATAAATTCTTAGATTCTTAATAGGGTCTACGTGTCTCACCCTTATCTAGTCCTGACTTCTCTCTTTAATTGCATATTTCAGtgcattctctatttcatttgatgCCTTGCCAATACCTAATTGCTTATAATTTATCCCCTCTCCCTCACTTCTAGACCCCTAGGTTGTCATCTGTAGCCTCCATGATTTTGAAACTGAAAGTACCAACCTGttccttttaaatttttgtatagTTTTTATTAAAACTAGCTCAAGCCACATATGCCCTTCTGTGAAGCTTCCCCTTCTTCCTGAATTGCCTCTAAATAGCAGGATTTATGGGGTCCAAGTGGGATGGAGGGGTGTTCTGCTTGACTTCTTCAAGTCAACAGGAAGAGAGGTCAATTCAATGACTTGACTGTCCCATTGCTTCTCGCTGCCACAAGAAGTTGCAGTAAGAACTCTGGTCCTCCACAGATCCTCAGTCCAACAGCTGAAGCTGACTTAATGCCAGGTTCATCCAGGCActcccactccctcagtgagTTCTCACTAGAGCACAGGCTCTATGGAGAGAGGCAGGGTATGGATTTTCTGGCATGAGCCACTCACAGCAGAGACTAGCTCTTTCTTCAAGACAATTTCATATAGGATGCACGTTCACTTTTCCTGAAACTGTTTTTTTGTTAAGGCCAGCTGGCCTACCCCCAATAGGTCTCCTTAACTTTAATCTTGCAGAGCAGGGCTTGGGGTatatcattcattcatccaacaaatacttactgagttcCAAATAAGTGCCAGTCACTGAGTCAGGTGTTGTTGATACAGCAACTAGCAAGGTCCTTACTCTCATGAATTTTACATTCTACTAATGGGAGACAAGACAAAAATATAAGGAAACAATTTTAGAAAGCATTAAGATTTATAAGGAGTGATAGAGACTGACAGGAAGCAAAGTCAGGATagagtgacatttgagctgagatctgaatGATGGGGAGCCAGCTCTGTGACAgtctgaaataaaaatgaaataaaaatttccctGGGCAAGGTAAATGCAAGTGTAAAGGTTTTGCATCTGGGAATGAACTTGGTGCATGTGAGGAACAGAAAGGCCTGTGTGGCTGGAGTGCATTGAATGAGGGTGAGAGCATAATGACTGTGAGAGTGGCACAAAGTGAGAGTGgaggtagggttgccagattgaGCACATAAAAAATACAGAACCCCTAGTTaaatttgaaggagccctggtgatgcaacagttaagtgcacaGCTActgacccaaaggttggtgatttgaacccacccagctgctctgtggaagaaagacctagagatctgcttccgtaaagactgcagccaagaaaatcttatggggcagttatactctctcagatagggttgttatgatttgaaaatcaacttgacagcacccaacaaaaacagttaaatttgaatttcagataaacaaataaTATTACATAGGACATTCTTACActaaaaaataattcattgttcatctgaaattctaatttagctgggtgtcctgtattttatctggcaatctGAACTGGGAAGGATTCTTTGTTCGGATAACATGGGAAAGTTAAGATTATGAAAAACTGTCCCACTATAAGACAACTAGAAATGACACAGAAAATGTATAACTGAGGGTATAGGAAAGTAAAGGAAATTTCAGGGATCAAAAAGTAGAGGGAGTTGAAACCAGAGTAATAaattagccttggaaatcctagaaaGTTCAGTGAGACCAGGGCTTAGATGCTTAGGTTTTAATGGTATACTGGGGCCAGGATAAAAAATGTGTGAGGTTGGGAGTTAGAACAGAGACCTTCCCACACAAGTCAGGTCCCTCACAACGGATATAACCTCCATGGAGGAgtgggctagaaaaaaaaatctgtgtactgGCAAAGGGAGACAACTTGAAAATGTAACTTTTTTGGCCTTGGCTCCAGGTGAGGGGGAAAGTCTCCTCTGAAAATTTGTGATtgggcagaattaaaaaaaaaactcctccccACAAAAAACCCTAGCAATTAA
This is a stretch of genomic DNA from Elephas maximus indicus isolate mEleMax1 chromosome 1, mEleMax1 primary haplotype, whole genome shotgun sequence. It encodes these proteins:
- the ZBTB24 gene encoding zinc finger and BTB domain-containing protein 24 isoform X2, with protein sequence MAETSPEQPSGHLVVHSDTHSDSILASFEDQRKKGFLCDITLIVENVHFRAHKALLAASSEYFSMMFAEEGEIGQSIYMLEGMVADTFSMLLEFIYTGYLHATEKTTEQILATAQFLKVYDLVKAYTDFQNNHSPPKPATLNTAGASVVVISNKKNDPPKRKRGRPRKVNSLQEGKSGLAAEEEIQLRVNNSVQNRQNFMSKEGDGGILNQQISVKEMEESQPTIESVEEMPSEKDENCDPKTQDGQDNQSRYSKRRIRRSVKLKDYKLVGDEDDQGSAKRVCGSTGRRKRPGPEARCKDCGKVFKYNHFLAIHQRSHTGERPFKCNECGKGFAQKHSLQVHTRMHTGERPYTCTVCSKALTTKHSLLEHMSLHSGQKSFTCDQCGKYFSQKRQLKSHYRVHTGKCFNTNH